TATCTGGATGTATAATATCATCATTTATTACTCTTAAAACCCCAAAATTTATATTATTAGGATTTCTATATTCTGCAAAACTAAAATGGAAACGACTTTCCAACCAACCAAGATTTGATGTTCCCATATTCTCCTTTAAAAGTTTTTTTAACATAATTTATCCTTTTACTATACTAGCAAACTGACTAATAATTCTTTGTGAACTCTCAACATCCAATGCTTTTGTATATGTTGTTAGAATTTCTCTTGGTAAGACTATTGCATTAAGTCTTGTAAATTGCGTTCTCATAGCATTTAAAGCATCCTGTCCACCACTACCAGAGTGTGTTGCCAATTGTATTTTTTTAAGAGCAAAAAGTGCTCTAAAGTCATCACCTATTCTTGATAACCAAGCAATTGTATTTACTAAAACTGGTGGTAGTGAAAAATTGTACTCAGGTGAAATAAATAAAAATCCTTCTGCCTTATTCATTTTTTCAGATAATTCATGAATCTTTGTGGGAATACCGTCATTTTGTTCTTTTAATGTATCGTACATAGGTAGATTTAATTCAACTAAATTAATTATTTCACTTTCTAACTTTTCACTTTTTAATTGTTCTTGTAAATTTTTTGCTAATTTCATATTTTCATTTAAACTTGCTACAAATATTAATATCATAATTTATTCCTTAAATATTATTGTATATTTTGAACTTTTTTAATAGTTCACCTATTTAGAAGTTACCAAGTAAATAACTTGATAACTTCAGAATGTTTATTTTGCTAAAACACCTTCTAATTCAACATTGATTTTAACAGTTTCTCCAACTAAAACTCCACCAGCTTCTAAAGTTTTATTCCAGTTAAGACCAAAGTCTTTTCTATTGATTTTTCCTGATAGTTCTAACCCAACTCTTTTATTTCCCCAAGGGTCAGTAACTGTTCCATTATTTTCATAATCAAATACTACAGGTTTAGTAATACCTCTTATAGTAAGTTTCCCATATGCTTTATCTCCTTTGATTTTTTCTAAATCAAATGTTAATTCTGGATGATTTGCCGCATCAAAGAAATCAGCAGATTTTAAATGTCCATCTCTTTTTGCATTATCAGTATTGATTGAAGCAACTTCTGCTGTACCTTTTAAGCTTTTTAATGTATTTGTTTTTTCATCAAAAACAAAAGAACCATTAAATTTATCAAATTTCCCAGTTACATTTGAAATCATTAAGTGTTTAACTTTAAATCCAAGGTTTGAGTGAACTGTATCAACATTATATGTTCCTGCAAATAATGCACCTGCTGTTAAGATAGAGATTAGTCCTAATTTTACTATATTCATTTTTTTTCCTTTTAATTACTAATTAGTAGTATTTACATTTGACTTTTTACAAAGCAACAACTTCTTCTGAAACATTATAAGAATTTATAATTAAAATTGATTAAAGAACAAAACTTAGTTCGTTTTGAACCCATGGAAGAATTATACTACTAATTAGTAGTACTTGTCAAGTAAAATTGCCTAAAAAATATAAATTCTTTAGGCAATTGTTCTCTAAGCGGCTTTTTTAGCTATTTTTTTAGCAACTTTTTTTGCAGCTTTTGGTTTAGTTAGTTTTAATTTAGTAACTTTTTTAGTAATCTTTTTAGCTATTTTTTTAGCTGGTTTCTTTTTAGCAACTTTTGAAGCAGCTTTTGTAGCTATTTTAGCAACTTTTTTTTCTTTTAATACTTTTGACATGTTAATCCTTTAAATTTTATCTATTACTTCTTAATAAAAGTAATATAATATAGACATTGTATAGAATAATTTTCTATTTGTCAAGTTTTTTGCATAAGATTAATATAAATTTTCTAATTTGTGTTTAACCAATTAATAATATATTTTTAGATAAAATCTATCGTTTTACTCAAATGAAAGAAAATTAAGGAAAATAAATGTTATTGACTCCAGGTCCTACTCCAGTACCAGAATTTGTAAGAAAAGCTATGGCTGATATTACTATTCATCATAGAACACCAGAGTTTGAATCTATTTTTGGACAAACTAGAGAATTATTATTAGAATTATACGGAATGGATGAGGTTGTGATGCTCGCTTCTAGTGGAACAGGTGCAATGGAAGCTTGTATTTTAAACTTAGTAAATAAAAAAGCCCTTACAATTAACTCAGGTAAATTTGGTGAGAGATTTGGAAAAATTTGCAAAGCTTATAACTTACCTTATACTGAAATAAAAAATGAATGGAATACTCCTGTTAGTGTTGAAGAAGTAATGGATACACTAAAAAATGACAGTGAAATTGATGCCATTTTTATTCAAATATGTGAAAGTGCTGGAGGACTTAGACATCCAGTAGAAGAACTAGCAAAACAAGTAAAAGAATTTAATAAAAATATTATGATTGTAGCTGATGGAATTACTGCCGTTGGTGTAGAAAAAATCGATACAACAAATCTTGATGCTGTAATTACTGGTAGTCAAAAAGCACTAATGCTTCCTCCTGGTCTTGCTATGATTGGATTAAGTAATGTGGCTGTTGAAAAAATACAAACTTTATCAAAAGGGTATTATTTTAATTTAGCAACAGAAATAAAAGTACAAAAAACAAATACAACAGCTTGGACTGCGGCAACAACTTTAATCATTGGATTAAAGGAAATTTTAACACATATAAAAAATAATGGTGGATTTGAAACCCTTTATGAAAAAACAGCTTTAAGAGCAAAAGCTACAAGAGAGGCTTTAAAAGCAATTGGCTGTGAAATATATCCAAAAATGCCAGCTAATGCTATGACAACAATTTATACAGAAAATGCTCCAGCTATTAGAAAAATTTTAAAAACAAAATATAATGTAAATATTGCAGGTGGACAAGATCATATTAAAAATTCTATTTTTAGAATCAATCACATGGGGCTTGTAGAAGATTTTGAAACGGCATGGGCTGTAAATGCAGTAGAATTAGCAATGGATGAGTTAGGTCTTAGAGCATTTGATGGAACAGCAAATAAAATATTTGCAATGGTTACTTTTAAAGGTAATGAATGATTTATGCTCATGAGATACCAAAAGGAAGCCGTCTTTATTTTGGAAAAACTGCAAAATTAAAAAGAGAATTAGAAAGTAAAATTAGTGATATTTTATATTCAAACAACTTTGAAGAAATAGTTACTCCAAATTTTTCATATTCTCAACATCAATCAATAGAAGATGAAAAGAAGTTAATTAATTTTTCAGATATTAAAAATAATCAAGTATCTTTAAGAGCAGATTCTTCTTTAGATGTTGTGCGAATTATTACAAAAAGATTAGGAAGAACAACAACCCATAAAAAATGGTTCTATATTCAACCTATATTTTCTTATCCATCAAAAGAACAGTATCAAATAGGCTGTGAATGGATAGATCATGATAACATAAGTGATATTTTAAATTTAACAGCAGATATTTTAAAAAGTATTAATGTTCAACCAATTTTACAGTTATCAAATATAAATATTCCAAAACTTGTATCAAAAGTTTTAAATATAGATATTGAACTTTTTAAAAATGGTGAAATAGCGCAATTATTTGATTTAGATGTAGCTTGGTTAAACTCTTTGATTAGAGTAAAAAGTATTGAAGACTTAAAACAATGTATATTATTAGTTCCAAGTGAAATAAAAATTCATTTAGAAAAACTTTTAAATACTGCATCACAAATTGAGTATGATAATTTAGTAATTGCTCCATTATATCATGGAAGTTTAAAGTATTATGATGATGTTTATTTTAGAGTTATACATAACAATTTTGTAATATGCAAAGGTGGAAAATATAGTGCTGATGGAATTAGTTCATTAGGTTTTGCACTTTATACAGATAATTTATTAAAAATTTTAGAGGATTAAGGGAATGAGTAAAGCTGATTTAATAGTAGGAATTCAATGGGGTGACGAAGGTAAAGGTAAGATGGTTGACATGCTTGCCCAAAACTATGACGTAGTTTGTAGAAGCCAAGGTGGTCACAATGCAGGACATACGATTTGGGTAGATGGGGTTAGATATGCCTTACATTTAATTCCTTCTGGTGTTTTAAATCCAAAAGCAATAAATATAATTGGAAATGGTGTTGTTTTATGCCCCTCATCAATTATAAAAGAGATGGAACAATTTAAAAATTTAGAAGGAAGACTTTTTATTTCTGATAAAGCACATTTAAATCTTCCTTATCACGCCTTAATTGATCAAGCAAAAGAGAGATTAAAAGGTGATAAAGCTATTGGAACAACTGGAAAAGGAATTGGACCAGCTTATGCTGAAAAGATTAGTAGGACTGGTTTTAGAGTAGGGGAACTTTTAAATCCAAGTAAATTAGCAAGTGGAATAATTGACTATTTTGCACAAAGCAGAGCTATCTTTGATGTTTTAGAAATAGCTACTCCAAATAAAGAAGAGTTAATTGAATTATTAACTTCATATAAAGAGAAATTGGAACCATTTATTGCAAATACTACAAATATGATTTGGGATGCAATAGATAATGATAAAAAAATATTATTAGAAGGTGCTCAAGGTACTTTATTAGATATTGATCATGGAACATACCCTTATGTAACATCATCTTCTTGTGTGAGTGCAGGAGCTTGTACAGGACTTGGTATTTCACCAAAAGATATAGGTGTTGTAACTGGTATTGTAAAAGCATACACAACAAGAGTTGGAAATGGACCATTTCCTTCAGAAGATTTTACTGAAGATGGACAAAAAATAGCTGACATTGGAAAAGAAGTAGGTGTTACAACAGGAAGAGGAAGAAGATGTGGTTGGTTCGATGCTATTGCTGTTAAGCATGCTGCAAGATTAAATGGTTGTGATCAATTATCATTAATGAAACTTGATGTATTAGATGGTTTTCCAAAAGTTAAAATCTGTGTTGCTTATGATTTAGAAGGGAAAAGAATAGATTATATGCCATCTGATTTAAATAATGTAAAACCTATTTATGAAGAGTTTGAAGGATGGGATAAACTAGCAGGTATAAGAAAATTTGAAGATTTACCTGAGAATGCAAAAAAATATATAAATAAAATTGAAGAATTAACTGGTGTAAAAGTAGGTATAATTTCTACATCACCAGAGAGAGACGATACTATAATTAGAGGATAACATTTATGAAAATGAAATTACATCATACACCTTATATCGCAAGAAGAATATCAAGAGATTTGGTAAATTGTGAATTTGTAGAAGTAAG
This portion of the Arcobacter nitrofigilis DSM 7299 genome encodes:
- a CDS encoding NADPH-dependent FMN reductase; this translates as MILIFVASLNENMKLAKNLQEQLKSEKLESEIINLVELNLPMYDTLKEQNDGIPTKIHELSEKMNKAEGFLFISPEYNFSLPPVLVNTIAWLSRIGDDFRALFALKKIQLATHSGSGGQDALNAMRTQFTRLNAIVLPREILTTYTKALDVESSQRIISQFASIVKG
- a CDS encoding YceI family protein; its protein translation is MNIVKLGLISILTAGALFAGTYNVDTVHSNLGFKVKHLMISNVTGKFDKFNGSFVFDEKTNTLKSLKGTAEVASINTDNAKRDGHLKSADFFDAANHPELTFDLEKIKGDKAYGKLTIRGITKPVVFDYENNGTVTDPWGNKRVGLELSGKINRKDFGLNWNKTLEAGGVLVGETVKINVELEGVLAK
- a CDS encoding pyridoxal-phosphate-dependent aminotransferase family protein, whose amino-acid sequence is MLLTPGPTPVPEFVRKAMADITIHHRTPEFESIFGQTRELLLELYGMDEVVMLASSGTGAMEACILNLVNKKALTINSGKFGERFGKICKAYNLPYTEIKNEWNTPVSVEEVMDTLKNDSEIDAIFIQICESAGGLRHPVEELAKQVKEFNKNIMIVADGITAVGVEKIDTTNLDAVITGSQKALMLPPGLAMIGLSNVAVEKIQTLSKGYYFNLATEIKVQKTNTTAWTAATTLIIGLKEILTHIKNNGGFETLYEKTALRAKATREALKAIGCEIYPKMPANAMTTIYTENAPAIRKILKTKYNVNIAGGQDHIKNSIFRINHMGLVEDFETAWAVNAVELAMDELGLRAFDGTANKIFAMVTFKGNE
- a CDS encoding ATP phosphoribosyltransferase regulatory subunit, whose product is MIYAHEIPKGSRLYFGKTAKLKRELESKISDILYSNNFEEIVTPNFSYSQHQSIEDEKKLINFSDIKNNQVSLRADSSLDVVRIITKRLGRTTTHKKWFYIQPIFSYPSKEQYQIGCEWIDHDNISDILNLTADILKSINVQPILQLSNINIPKLVSKVLNIDIELFKNGEIAQLFDLDVAWLNSLIRVKSIEDLKQCILLVPSEIKIHLEKLLNTASQIEYDNLVIAPLYHGSLKYYDDVYFRVIHNNFVICKGGKYSADGISSLGFALYTDNLLKILED
- a CDS encoding adenylosuccinate synthase, whose translation is MSKADLIVGIQWGDEGKGKMVDMLAQNYDVVCRSQGGHNAGHTIWVDGVRYALHLIPSGVLNPKAINIIGNGVVLCPSSIIKEMEQFKNLEGRLFISDKAHLNLPYHALIDQAKERLKGDKAIGTTGKGIGPAYAEKISRTGFRVGELLNPSKLASGIIDYFAQSRAIFDVLEIATPNKEELIELLTSYKEKLEPFIANTTNMIWDAIDNDKKILLEGAQGTLLDIDHGTYPYVTSSSCVSAGACTGLGISPKDIGVVTGIVKAYTTRVGNGPFPSEDFTEDGQKIADIGKEVGVTTGRGRRCGWFDAIAVKHAARLNGCDQLSLMKLDVLDGFPKVKICVAYDLEGKRIDYMPSDLNNVKPIYEEFEGWDKLAGIRKFEDLPENAKKYINKIEELTGVKVGIISTSPERDDTIIRG